The genomic DNA TGACCGGGATCTCACCGTCGAAGCGCTCCTGGCTGCGGTACTCGTTCATCCAGGCCCCCGACTGCTTGCCCGTCCGCGCGTAAGGATCGAAATACCAGAGGCCGACGTGCTTGCCGGAGGCGCTCTTCACCTCCCAGACGTGGATGTCGGGGAGCAGGACGGGCACGTCGGTCACCAGCTTGAACTGGAAGCCGAAGAGCTGCCCGGCCACCCAGAAGAGCCCCTCCCGGAGGTTCTCGAGCTGGAGGTAGGGCTTGATCTCGTTCTCATCCAGATCGTATTTCGCCTTCCGCACCTTCTCCGCGTAGTAGCGGTAGTCCCAGGGGGCGATCTTCAGCCCCGCCCCCTCCTTGTCGGCGAGGGCCTGCATGTCCGCGACTTCCTCGTGGACCCGGGCGACGGCCGGCTTCCACACCGCCTCCATCAGGGCCAGGGCGCGCTCCGGCGTCTTGGCCATGGTGTTCTCCAGCCGCCAATGCGCGTGGGTGGGGAAGCCGAGCAGCTTGGCGCGCTCGGCGCGCAGCTTCAGGATTTCCGCGATCGTCTTCTTGGTGTCGTGCGCGTCGCCGTGATCGCCGCGGCTGTAATAGGTGCGCCAGACCTGCTCCCGCAGATCGCGCCGATCGGAATAAGTCAGGAACGGCTCCATGCTCGATCGCGTGTTGGTGATGGCCCACTGCCCTTTCTTGCCGCGCGCCTCCGCGGCCGCCGCCGCGGCGGAGATCACGGAGGGGGGAAGTCCGGCCAGATCGGGCTCCTTGTCGAGATAGGTGACGTAGTCGTTCTCGTCGGCCAGCACGCTCTGCTGGAAGTTGGTGAAGAGAGTCGCCAGGCGCTCGTTGATGTCGGCCACGCGCTTCTTGGCCGCCGCGTCCAGCTTCGCGCCGGAGCGGACGAAGCCGGTGTAGTCGAGCCATACGAGTCGCTGCTGCTCGGGCGTCAGGTTCGACTTCTCGCGGGCTTCGTACACCGCCTCGACGCGCTTGAAGAGCTTCTCGTTCTGGTTGATCTTGTCCTGGAAGGCGGCCAGCTTCGGCGACATCTCCCGATCGACGGCCTGGAACTCCTCCGTGCTCATGGTGGAGCGATAGACCCCGTAGACGCTCAGGACCCGCCCCAGACGCCGGCCCGAGCGCTCCAGGGCGGCGATGGTGTTCTCGAAGTTGGGCGCGGCCGCATTCGCGGCGATGGCGTCGACCTCGGCGAGATTCTCGGCCATCGCCTGCTCCATGGCGGGCTTGAACTGCTCGACCTTGATCTTGTCGAACGCGGGGACGCCGCCATAGCGGCCCTTCCATTCCGTGGCCAGTGGGCTCGTCGCGCTCGTCGCCTTCGTTTTCATGGCACCTGCGGTGTCGAGGGGCGTGTTCTTCCGAGTCGCCGCGCCGCCGGGCACTCCCGCCAGCGCGATCAGCGCGAGGACCCCCGCGCCGGTCAAGAGGATTCTAGCCATCTTTCATGCCTCCGTGCCAGGCGCGCCCGCGCCCGCGAGAAATAAGGTGGTGGATGAACGGCCGCTCGGATCGTCGGAACCGCGCACCGGGGCGAACGAACTCGAAGGGACGGGGCCCGCGCCCGAGCCGCGTCACCTCCACAGTCAACCCGATGGGGACGAAGGCGCATTATAACTCTTCGGCGCCCCTTGCAAAGGGAGTCTTTGCGGAGGGCCGGCGATCGCACCCTGTTGCCAGGATACGGCGGCTCGCGAGCAAGGTTTCGGGATTCGGCGCCGGCCCGGAGCCGGAGGATGGGAGGCTGCCGGTGGGTCGGGGCTTTTCGGAGGTCGTCCCGCCGTCCGGGGTCGAGAGACGGGACCTTCAAGCTCTTGAAATCAATTCTCTGAAACGTCTTCGGACGGTCATGGCGCCGGCCTCCTCGAGTTCGAGTGCCGTCTCGCTTCTCGAGGCTCCGGCGCCATGCTGTCCGTCAGGTCAAACGTCACCTTCCCGGCCTGGTTCGAGGCGCTGTCGCGCGAACCATCAACGTGTGGGGCGATCCTGCCCTGCGACGTAGGGGGTCGGTCTCGAAGTCCGGACCTTCTGGTCATCCGCGACCTTCTCCTCTCCGGCGGTGGCGATTCCCTCGGCGTTGCAGCTGGTGAAGATCTCCTTCGCGCGGCGGACCTCGTCACGGTCCTCCGAGTGCACCGAAATGAGGATGTTTCCCTCCTTGATCTTGCTCTCGTAGCGCTTGGCTTCGTATTCGGGGATTCCCATGCCGACGAGGGCCCCCGTCAAACCGCCGGCTGCCGCGCCCACGGCCGCGCCGCTGAGGGCCGCCATGATGGGGCCGGCGGCGATGAACGGACCGAGTCCCGGAATGGCCAGCGAGCCGATGCCGGCCAGCCAGCCCAGGGTGCCTCCCAGGACTCCGCCGACGCCCGCGCCGGTCGTCGCCCCCTCGGGAGCCTTGGTGTTCTTCTCGTGCGCGAAATCCTTAGTGCCGGTCTTGTCTGGAAACAGCACGGAGATGTCGTTCGACGAGAATCCGGAGTTCTTGAGGCGATCAACAATCTCATTGGCTTGCGAGTCGCTGTTC from Candidatus Polarisedimenticolia bacterium includes the following:
- a CDS encoding DUF3341 domain-containing protein; the encoded protein is NSDSQANEIVDRLKNSGFSSNDISVLFPDKTGTKDFAHEKNTKAPEGATTGAGVGGVLGGTLGWLAGIGSLAIPGLGPFIAAGPIMAALSGAAVGAAAGGLTGALVGMGIPEYEAKRYESKIKEGNILISVHSEDRDEVRRAKEIFTSCNAEGIATAGEEKVADDQKVRTSRPTPYVAGQDRPTR
- a CDS encoding M3 family metallopeptidase; its protein translation is MARILLTGAGVLALIALAGVPGGAATRKNTPLDTAGAMKTKATSATSPLATEWKGRYGGVPAFDKIKVEQFKPAMEQAMAENLAEVDAIAANAAAPNFENTIAALERSGRRLGRVLSVYGVYRSTMSTEEFQAVDREMSPKLAAFQDKINQNEKLFKRVEAVYEAREKSNLTPEQQRLVWLDYTGFVRSGAKLDAAAKKRVADINERLATLFTNFQQSVLADENDYVTYLDKEPDLAGLPPSVISAAAAAAEARGKKGQWAITNTRSSMEPFLTYSDRRDLREQVWRTYYSRGDHGDAHDTKKTIAEILKLRAERAKLLGFPTHAHWRLENTMAKTPERALALMEAVWKPAVARVHEEVADMQALADKEGAGLKIAPWDYRYYAEKVRKAKYDLDENEIKPYLQLENLREGLFWVAGQLFGFQFKLVTDVPVLLPDIHVWEVKSASGKHVGLWYFDPYARTGKQSGAWMNEYRSQERFDGEIPVIVSNNTNFVKAKPGEPVLVSWDDARALFHEFGHALHGLNSNVNYPSLAGTSVARDYVEFPSQILEHWLETPEVLKRFAINVDGKPIPAELVAKIQRASRFNQGFITVEYLAGALVDMKLHLAGDKEIDPAAFERDTLKELGMPEEIVMRHRTTQFSHIFSSDGYSAGYYSYLWSDTLSADAWEAFTEAGGPYDKTVAKRLHDYVFSLGNTVDPAEAYRKFRGRDAGIAALMRKRGFPEPPAEAKTAGPASGAAPSSP